In the Sinomonas cyclohexanicum genome, CGGCAAGGCGCCCGAGGAGGTCGTCGCGGAGTCCCTCGCCAAGGTACGCGAGCGCCTCGCGTCGCAGGACCTCGGCAAGGAGCTGCGGTTCATGGCGGACATCCGCGCGGCGGTGCCGGATGACATGCAGACGTTCTGGGACATGACGATCTCCGCGTACTGGGCCTGGAGCTGCTGGGACGCACGGCAGGGCCAGTTCCACTCCGCGCAGGGCGCCGGCGGGCTCGGCTTCGGCTTCCCGGCTGCGATCGGCGGGGCCGTGGGCCTCGCGACGACGGGGAGGCCCGCGCGCGTGCTGGCCGTTTCCGGCGACGGGTCCGCGATGTACTCGATCTCCGAGCTCGCCACGGCCAAGCAGCACAACGTCCCGGTCACGTGGCTCATCGTGGACGACGGCGGGTACGGGATCCTGCGCGAGTACATGGTCGGGGCCTTCGGGAAGGCCACCGCGACCGAGCTCGCCCGGCCGGACTTCGTGGCCCTCGCCGCGTCCTTCGGCGTCCCCGCGAAGCGCGTCGCGCCGGAGCACGTGCGGGAGGCGCTCGAGGAGAGCCTCGCCGCGGACGGGCCGAACGTCGTCGTGGTCGAGACGCTCCTGAAGATGTTCGCCCCGACGCACCTGGAGTTCTAGCCCGACCCACCTCCCGTCTGGGGGTCACGTTCTGGGGGTCACGTTCTGGGGGTCACGCCCGACGTGGCTTCCAGAACGTGACCCCCAGACGTCGTTAACGGCTCGGTGACATACGACGATGCCCTCTCGCCGGCGGCCCGTGCCCGCCGATGTGGTGCGGATCCGCCGACTTGCCGCGTTGCCGCCGGGTCTGACCCCCGCGTAGGCGGCAGACCCCCGTTTCTGCGACCGTCGAAAGCTGACCTCCAGAAGCTGGCCTCCAGCATGGGGGCGCCGCCTGCGGGGCGCACCGTGGTGCGCGAAGGTTCGTGCGTGGCCGGTGGTTGCGCCGTGTGTGTGCGGGATGGATGCTGGGGGTGTCCGTCGCGGTCGACCCCGAACCTTCTGTGGTGCCGGTGAGCCTGTCCTCCAGCATGGTGGCGGAGGGCCTCCGCGGGAACCGTGGATTGGTGCCTTTGAGCCCGAGCGTCAGACTTCCGAATCTCTCCTGGAGCGTGTCAAGTTGTTTGTGTGAGTGGTCGGTCTCCGGTTTGGTTCAGAGGTAGGGGTTGATGCGTTCGGGGTAGGCCAGGGCGAGCTGGGCCAGGGCCTGCTTCCAGTTCGTGGTGACCTGGCCTTGGACGAGGCGCCCGTCGGCCTTGCGCCGGTGTGCGGGCAGTCCGCGCTCCTTGGCCCGTTGGCGGGCGCGCTTGTCCTCGATGTTGCAGATCGCGAGCCAGAGCAGCTTCACGACCGCGTCGTCGGAGGGGAAGTGGCCGCGGTTCTTGATGACCTTGCGCAGCTGGTAGTTCAGCGACTCGATCGCGTTGGTGGTGTAGATGACCCGGCGCAGCATCGGCGGGAACGCCAGGAACGGGATGAACCGCTCCCAGGCGTCCTGGAACGCCCGGACCGTGTTGGGGTTCTTCTTCCCCAGCTCGGAGGCCGCGAACTCCTCAAGGGCCGCCTTCGCGGCGGCCTCGTTCGGGGCCTGATAGACCGTCTTGAGGGCCGCGGCGACGGCCTTGCGCTGGCCGTAGGCCACGAACCGCATCGAGGCCCGGATCAGGTGCACCACGCAGGTCTGCACCAGCGACTCGGGCCAGGTTGCCTCGATCGCCTCGGGGAAGCCGGTGAGCCCGTCGCAGCAGACGATGAGTACGTCCCGGACGCCGCGGTTGGCCAGCTCGGCGCATACCCCGGCCCAGAACTTCGCGCCCTCGGCGGCCTGGACCCAGATCCCGAGCACGTGCTTGATCCCGTCCATGTCCACCCCGACCGCGATGTGCGCGGCCTTGTTGCGCACGTGCGCCCCGTCGCGGACCTTGACCACGATCGCGTCCAGGTAGATGACCGGGTAGAAGGACTCCAGCGGCCGGCGCTGCCAGGCCAGGACCTCGTCCAGGACCTCGTCGGTGACCTTGGAGATCGTCTCGCGGCTGACCTCGGTGCCGACCGTGGAGACGAGGTGATGCTCGATGTCGCGCACCGTCATCCCGCCCGCGTACAGGGAGATGATCATGTCATCGAGCCCGGACAGGCGCCGGGCGCCCTTGGGCACGAGCATCGGTGTGAAGGTCCCGTCCCGGTCCCGCGGGACCGCGAGCTCCACGTCCCCGGCGATCGTGCCGACAGTCTTCGGGAACGAGCCGTTGCGCGAGTTCGGGAACAGCGCCGCGTCCGGGTCGCCCTTCTCGTACCCGAGGTGGTCCGACAGCTCGGCCTGCATCCCGCGCTCGAGGCCGGCCTTGATCAGCTGCTGGATCAGCCCGTCCCTGCCCTCGAGCTGGACCTGCCCGGCATCGATCATCGAGTACAGCTCATCCAGCGCCCCCGACGCCTCGAGCGCTTCCACGCCCTCACGCTGGGCCCTGCGGCGCTCCTGCCGCTCTTCCTTGCTGACCATGCTCATCAGTGTCTCGGCTTTCTGTCAGGGACACCGCCCTCACACAAACCATCTGACACCCTCCTCTCCTGCCCTCCCCGCGGCGGACGCCATTCCGATCGGAAAGGAGCCAGGCGATGGAACTCCTCCATCCCCGGTGCGCGGGAATCGACATCTCCAAGCGGGACGCGAAGGTCTGCGTCCGCATCGCCGGGACGGGCCGCGCCAAGGCCGTCGAGACGGTCACGACATGGTCCTCCATGACCGGTCAGATCCTGGCCCTGCGCGAACACCTCGCCCAGCAGCAGGTCACGTGCGTGGTCATGGAGGCCACCAGCGACTACTGGAAGCCGTTCTACTACCTCCTCGAGGACCTGCCCGGGGTCGAGGTCATGCTGGTCAACGCCCGGCAGGTGAAGAACGTCCCGGGAAGGAAGACCGACGTCGCCGACGCGACCTGGCTGGCCCAGCTCGGCGCGCACGGGCTCGTGCGGGCCTCGCTCGTCCCCCCGGCCCCGATCCGCCAGCTGCGCGACCTGACCCGGACCCGCACCGCGATCACCCGCGACCGGGCCCGGGAGGCCCAGCGACTGGAGAAGCTCCTGGAGGACGCCGGGATCAAGCTCTCCTCCGTCGCCACGGACATCCTCGGGGTCTCCGGGCGGGCCATGCTCGAGGCCCTGATCACCGGAAACACCGACCCCGGGGCCATGGCGGAGCTGGCCAGGACCAGCCTCAGGCCCAAGATCCCAGCCCTGACCGAGGCCCTGACCGGCCGGTTCACCGCCCACCACGCCTTCCTGGCCCGGATCCACCTGGACCTGATCGACCAGCACACCGCCGCGATCGAGACCCTCACCGCACAGATCGAGGCGCTCATGGAGCCCTTTCGCGGCTTCCACGACCTGATCACCACCATCCCGGGGATCAGCACCACGATCGCCGACGTCATCGTCGCCGAGACCGGCGCGGACATGTCCCGCTTCCCCACCGCCGAGCACCTGGCCTCCTGGGCCGGCACCGCCCCGGGGAACAACGAATCCGCCGGCAGGGTCAAGTCCTCCCGCACCCGCCCCGGCAACCCCTACCTCCTGGGAGCCCTGGGCATCTTCGCCATGGTCTGCGCGAACCACCCCGGCACCTACCTCCACGCCAAATACCGCCGCATCGCCGCCCGCCGCGGCCCGATGAGGGCCATCGTCGCACTCGAGCACACGCTCCTGGTCACAATCTGGCACA is a window encoding:
- a CDS encoding IS110 family transposase; the protein is MELLHPRCAGIDISKRDAKVCVRIAGTGRAKAVETVTTWSSMTGQILALREHLAQQQVTCVVMEATSDYWKPFYYLLEDLPGVEVMLVNARQVKNVPGRKTDVADATWLAQLGAHGLVRASLVPPAPIRQLRDLTRTRTAITRDRAREAQRLEKLLEDAGIKLSSVATDILGVSGRAMLEALITGNTDPGAMAELARTSLRPKIPALTEALTGRFTAHHAFLARIHLDLIDQHTAAIETLTAQIEALMEPFRGFHDLITTIPGISTTIADVIVAETGADMSRFPTAEHLASWAGTAPGNNESAGRVKSSRTRPGNPYLLGALGIFAMVCANHPGTYLHAKYRRIAARRGPMRAIVALEHTLLVTIWHMGTTGTLYQDPGPDYYTRNHPDRAKNRAIHQLQALGYNVTLDHAS
- a CDS encoding IS256 family transposase codes for the protein MSMVSKEERQERRRAQREGVEALEASGALDELYSMIDAGQVQLEGRDGLIQQLIKAGLERGMQAELSDHLGYEKGDPDAALFPNSRNGSFPKTVGTIAGDVELAVPRDRDGTFTPMLVPKGARRLSGLDDMIISLYAGGMTVRDIEHHLVSTVGTEVSRETISKVTDEVLDEVLAWQRRPLESFYPVIYLDAIVVKVRDGAHVRNKAAHIAVGVDMDGIKHVLGIWVQAAEGAKFWAGVCAELANRGVRDVLIVCCDGLTGFPEAIEATWPESLVQTCVVHLIRASMRFVAYGQRKAVAAALKTVYQAPNEAAAKAALEEFAASELGKKNPNTVRAFQDAWERFIPFLAFPPMLRRVIYTTNAIESLNYQLRKVIKNRGHFPSDDAVVKLLWLAICNIEDKRARQRAKERGLPAHRRKADGRLVQGQVTTNWKQALAQLALAYPERINPYL